A single window of Narcine bancroftii isolate sNarBan1 chromosome 13, sNarBan1.hap1, whole genome shotgun sequence DNA harbors:
- the LOC138749040 gene encoding endogenous retrovirus group 3 member 1 Env polyprotein-like: MLLLCSLIFLSLPMSLSGVKCKKCRDTVVLFQDRTWGRKEGNFISHTSVPEKCWAENTTQHPYTPCVEKEGNNMGHYIQIPNTTPFPLNGWKGDSGPPCPDGLWFCIHQRTVPIRNSTPHSKVPAPLRQPDLVRVHPNNHESFGHAVGGDNLFVDLATRIAGTFNVTNCWVCGGPRMSEQWPWWGKSLNSLTMISRIWTTNRTRSRETWSLSNVPSGFYCLSRTGKYPVGKSPCKAVWIRISPGNFTWFPKPLTWFLYTVFKTNCLPLSNSSIQLWNCTSSTITGPYQSNPILKRVWERGYGVSPDGLFWVCGNKAYTRLPLQWSGTCFLGIIRPEFFLLPHDHGHKLGVKIFDTLHRQPRSSTVHLGKWGDDWPPERIIQYYGPATWAQDGSWGYRTPIYMLNRIIRLQAVLEIVTNQTALALQLLASQQGQMRSAIYQNRLALDYLLATEGGVCGKLNLTNCCLQIDDNGQAIRKIADNIRTLSHVPVQTWHPFAKLNWMDKWFGGTWWRTLLWVIGGILFLLLVLPCIIPCLRSLVISMVQQSMQPGELGDPVRILLQHEINLS, encoded by the coding sequence atgttattgttatgttctttgatttttcttagtttgcctatgtctttatcaggtgtgaaatgtaagaaatgcagagacacagtggtcctgtttcaggaccgcacttggggaagaaaggagggtaattttatttcccatacctcagttcctgagaaatgctgggcagaaaataccacccaacatccatataccccttgtgtggaaaaagaaggaaataatatgggtcattatatacagattcctaataccactcctttccctcttaacggttggaagggtgactcaggcccaccatgccctgatggactctggttttgcatacaccagcgtactgttccaataagaaattccactccacactcaaaagtgcctgcccctttaagacagccggacttagttcgagtccatccaaataaccatgaaagtttcggtcacgcagttgggggagataacctttttgttgatcttgcaactagaattgcaggaacttttaatgtaaccaattgttgggtctgcgggggtccacggatgtcagagcaatggccttggtgggggaagtccctcaattcattgaccatgatttcccgaatttggacaactaaccgaacaagatcaagagaaacttggtctctctctaacgtcccctctggtttttattgtctctcacgaaccggcaaatacccagtaggaaaaagtccctgcaaggctgtatggattcgcatttcgcctggtaatttcacttggtttcctaaacccctgacttggttcttatacactgtttttaaaactaattgcctacccctgtctaatagcagtattcagctttggaattgtaccagttccaccatcacaggaccataccaatcaaaccccattcttaaaagagtttgggaacggggatatggagtatccccagatggattattctgggtatgtggtaataaagcttatactcgtctccccttacagtggagtggaacttgtttcctaggaataatccgcccagaatttttcctcctaccccacgatcacggtcataaattaggagtgaagatttttgatacattacaccgtcagccccgctctagcacggtacatttgggaaaatggggagatgattggcctccagaacgcataattcaatattatggtcccgctacatgggctcaagatggatcctggggttatcgtactcctatttatatgttaaatcgcattattcgcttgcaagcagtccttgaaattgttacaaatcaaacagctctagccctgcaattacttgcatcccagcaaggtcaaatgcgctctgctatatatcagaaccgtctggccctagactatctcctagccacagaaggaggtgtatgtggaaagcttaatttgactaactgctgcttacagattgatgataatggccaagccattcgaaaaatcgctgataatattcgtactttgtcccatgtaccggttcaaacctggcatccttttgcaaaattaaattggatggacaaatggtttggaggaacctggtggcgtaccttattgtgggtcatcggaggtattttattcctcctacttgttttgccctgtattattccctgtctacgcagcctggtgatttccatggtccaacagtctatgcaaccaggggaactgggagaccccgttagaattttacttcagcacgaaattaatttatcatga